A region from the Geobacter benzoatilyticus genome encodes:
- a CDS encoding ABC-F family ATP-binding cassette domain-containing protein, whose translation MLHLKNLSKDFAGRPLFTGINWHLKKGERVGLVGENGAGKSTLMKIVAGLVEHSAGELIFAKGATVGYLPQDGIVTRGQGLLAEVMTALDDLQEMERELAVLTRRLEEVSHDDPEHDPLLERYGHLQEEFRLRGGYAMEAEACRVLDGLGFLTTDRGRDCGEFSGGWQMRIALAKLLLKKPNVLLLDEPTNHLDIEARNWLEGYLCEYPHSVILVSHDRFFMDQVCHRITEVWNSVLTDYHCSYSRYLVQREERVAALREAKRRQDEEVQKIEDFISRFRYKADKASLVQSRIKQLEKVERIVLPPERKKIRFRFPDPPASGRIAMELSGVVKAYGANVVLNGVNLTVEKGERIALVGHNGAGKSTLMGIMAGKPFDGGERVVGHNVALDYFAQDQAQVLDSDKTAYDELFADAPFAMVPQLRDILGAFLFSGDDIHKKVAVLSGGERNRLALAKMLLRPSNLLLMDEPTNHLDLFSKDVLLDALKTFAGTVVFVSHDRYFIDGLATRVVEVEGGQLTSYHGDYEYYLSKKALADVQPFPVPDPRSPAPASRIPESKEERARQREEEKSRQRDEKRRQKRLEELEAAIAAEEARLSELEQQMADPAFFDDLERARLGGEEHAALTARIAGLYEEWETTGAG comes from the coding sequence ATGCTCCATCTCAAGAATCTCTCCAAGGACTTTGCGGGCAGGCCCCTCTTTACCGGCATCAACTGGCACCTGAAGAAGGGTGAGCGGGTGGGCCTCGTGGGGGAGAACGGCGCCGGCAAATCGACCCTCATGAAAATAGTTGCCGGACTCGTGGAGCATTCCGCCGGCGAGCTGATCTTCGCCAAAGGCGCCACAGTGGGCTACCTCCCCCAGGACGGCATCGTCACCCGGGGCCAGGGGCTCCTGGCCGAGGTGATGACGGCCCTGGACGACCTCCAGGAGATGGAGCGGGAGCTGGCAGTGCTCACCCGTCGCCTGGAGGAAGTCTCCCATGACGACCCTGAGCACGATCCCCTTCTGGAGCGCTACGGCCATCTTCAGGAGGAGTTCCGGCTGCGGGGGGGCTACGCCATGGAGGCGGAGGCGTGCCGGGTCCTGGACGGCCTCGGTTTTCTCACCACAGACCGGGGGCGCGACTGCGGCGAGTTCTCCGGAGGGTGGCAGATGCGGATCGCCCTGGCCAAGCTTCTGCTGAAAAAGCCCAACGTGCTTCTGCTGGACGAGCCCACCAACCACCTGGACATAGAGGCCCGCAACTGGCTGGAAGGGTACCTGTGCGAGTATCCCCACTCGGTGATTCTTGTCTCCCACGACCGCTTCTTCATGGATCAGGTCTGCCACCGGATTACGGAGGTCTGGAACAGCGTCCTCACCGACTACCACTGCTCCTACAGCCGCTACCTCGTCCAGCGGGAGGAGCGGGTGGCGGCCCTGCGGGAGGCTAAGCGGCGCCAGGATGAAGAAGTCCAGAAGATCGAGGACTTCATCAGCCGTTTCCGCTACAAGGCCGACAAGGCGTCCCTGGTCCAGTCCCGCATCAAGCAACTGGAGAAGGTCGAGCGGATCGTCCTCCCTCCGGAACGCAAAAAAATCCGTTTCCGCTTCCCAGATCCCCCCGCCAGCGGCCGGATTGCCATGGAGCTTTCCGGCGTGGTGAAGGCCTACGGCGCCAATGTGGTGCTGAACGGCGTCAATCTCACCGTGGAGAAGGGGGAGCGGATCGCCCTGGTTGGGCACAACGGCGCCGGAAAATCGACCCTCATGGGGATCATGGCCGGCAAGCCATTTGACGGGGGAGAGCGGGTCGTGGGGCACAATGTGGCTCTCGACTACTTCGCCCAGGACCAGGCACAGGTCCTCGACAGCGACAAGACCGCCTACGACGAGCTTTTCGCCGACGCCCCCTTTGCCATGGTGCCGCAGCTGCGGGACATCCTCGGCGCCTTCCTCTTCTCCGGCGATGACATCCACAAGAAGGTGGCGGTCCTCTCCGGCGGCGAGCGGAACCGCCTGGCCCTGGCCAAGATGCTCCTTCGCCCCTCGAACCTGCTCCTCATGGATGAACCCACCAACCACCTGGACCTCTTCAGCAAGGATGTCCTCCTTGACGCCCTCAAGACCTTTGCCGGCACCGTGGTCTTCGTCTCCCACGACCGCTACTTCATCGACGGCCTCGCCACCCGCGTGGTGGAGGTGGAAGGGGGGCAGCTCACCAGCTACCACGGCGACTACGAGTACTACCTGTCGAAGAAAGCGTTGGCAGATGTTCAGCCTTTCCCGGTCCCCGATCCCCGGTCCCCGGCCCCGGCTTCCCGGATCCCTGAATCGAAGGAAGAGAGGGCGCGGCAGCGGGAGGAGGAGAAGTCCCGTCAACGGGACGAGAAACGGCGCCAGAAGAGGCTGGAGGAGCTGGAGGCGGCCATCGCTGCCGAAGAGGCGCGCCTGTCTGAGCTGGAGCAGCAGATGGCCGACCCGGCATTCTTCGACGACCTGGAGCGGGCCCGCCTGGGGGGGGAGGAGCATGCTGCCCTGACGGCACGGATAGCTGGATTGTATGAAGAGTGGGAAACCACAGGTGCCGGGTGA
- a CDS encoding Rne/Rng family ribonuclease, which produces MAKKMLINAMHPEESRVAIVEDGKLDNLDIEIAGSEQTRGNVYKGVVVRVEPGLQAAFVDIGAKRLGFLQMGEIHPSFWQWRDDVPHENRNRRPRIQEILRRGQELIVQVEKGERDMKGAALTTYMSFPGRYMVLMPGSDSAGISRKVESEADRKKLKEKISQMEIPEGIGYIVRTEALGKTKTELNKDLQNLLNLHNSIMEKAAAAKAPALIYQEMNVVIRTIRDYFTAEIDEVLVDSKEVYKEARDFFKQTMPKYEKLVKLHTEKRPIFSRYQIEEQIDLIYEKKVPLKSGGYLIIEPTEALVSIDVNSGKTTGEKGVEDTAYKTNLEAAEEAARQLRLRDLGGLIVLDFIDMRDRKHNSAVEKVLKTALKEDKARVEVGRISQFGMLEMSRQRIKQTLEQGSTLECPHCSGRGKVKNVESMALSFLRKVHAAAAKGTVAEVHGGLPLEVAYYLLNRKKRELARIEDDYDIVVTVKGRTSFLMNELELETVKRDKPAHVEHNAEPAEPLEKKPETVTETSKLIEAEESAPQEGTEGKKRKRRRSRKKSTVDDAQAASLAGEGQHDEEQPDEEAIVEPEVEEQLPENEERADTPQGDEAKKKRRRRRRRSKKPRVEESDESQLTDEGTGETPSATEAAADTGEESVVKTAGEEEPAADEGKKKRRRRKRRSVKRDEDGAVAVETATPQEAPVEAAEPVQAPPAVEPPPEKAEPKPKKPRAPRTKKNAAVTDAAESPAAVEMPAEPASVEPPPAKPARKRSPRKKAADATAADSPETPPTAPAPEAEVPKRKRAPRKKKEEPSETP; this is translated from the coding sequence ATGGCAAAAAAGATGCTCATCAACGCGATGCATCCGGAAGAGTCCCGTGTTGCCATCGTCGAAGACGGCAAGCTGGACAATCTGGACATCGAGATCGCGGGAAGCGAACAAACCCGCGGCAACGTCTACAAAGGGGTCGTGGTCAGGGTGGAACCGGGGCTCCAGGCGGCCTTCGTGGATATAGGGGCCAAGCGGCTCGGCTTTCTCCAGATGGGGGAGATCCATCCCTCCTTCTGGCAGTGGCGCGACGACGTCCCCCACGAAAACCGCAACCGCCGCCCACGCATTCAAGAAATCCTCCGCCGGGGGCAGGAACTCATCGTACAGGTGGAAAAGGGCGAGCGTGACATGAAGGGTGCGGCCCTCACCACCTACATGTCATTTCCGGGGCGTTACATGGTGCTCATGCCGGGAAGCGATTCTGCCGGCATCTCACGCAAGGTGGAGAGCGAGGCAGACCGCAAGAAACTGAAGGAAAAAATTTCCCAGATGGAAATACCCGAGGGGATCGGCTACATCGTCCGGACCGAGGCCCTTGGCAAGACCAAGACCGAACTGAACAAGGACCTCCAGAACCTTCTCAACCTCCACAATTCGATCATGGAAAAGGCAGCCGCAGCTAAGGCTCCGGCCCTCATCTACCAGGAAATGAACGTCGTCATCCGGACCATCCGCGACTACTTCACCGCCGAAATCGACGAAGTGCTCGTGGACAGCAAGGAAGTCTACAAGGAAGCCCGGGACTTTTTCAAGCAGACCATGCCCAAATACGAGAAGCTGGTGAAGCTCCACACGGAGAAGCGCCCCATCTTCTCCCGCTACCAGATCGAGGAGCAGATCGATCTCATCTACGAAAAGAAAGTCCCCCTCAAATCGGGGGGATATCTCATCATCGAGCCCACCGAGGCCCTGGTTTCCATCGACGTCAACTCCGGCAAGACCACCGGCGAAAAGGGGGTTGAGGACACCGCCTACAAGACCAACCTGGAAGCCGCCGAAGAGGCCGCGAGGCAACTGCGGCTGCGGGACCTGGGGGGGCTCATCGTTCTCGACTTCATCGACATGCGGGACCGCAAGCACAACAGCGCCGTGGAGAAGGTCCTCAAGACCGCCCTCAAGGAGGATAAGGCCCGGGTCGAGGTGGGGCGCATCTCCCAGTTCGGCATGCTGGAGATGTCCCGCCAGCGGATCAAACAGACCCTGGAACAGGGAAGCACCCTCGAATGCCCCCATTGCAGCGGCCGGGGCAAGGTAAAGAACGTTGAGAGCATGGCCCTGTCATTCCTCCGCAAGGTCCACGCCGCAGCGGCCAAAGGGACCGTGGCCGAGGTTCACGGTGGGCTCCCCCTGGAAGTGGCCTACTACCTACTGAACCGCAAGAAGCGGGAGCTTGCCCGGATTGAGGACGACTACGACATCGTGGTCACGGTCAAGGGGCGGACCTCCTTCCTCATGAACGAACTGGAGCTTGAAACCGTCAAGCGGGACAAGCCGGCTCATGTTGAACATAACGCTGAACCAGCGGAACCGCTGGAAAAGAAACCCGAAACCGTCACGGAAACAAGCAAATTAATCGAGGCAGAGGAAAGCGCGCCCCAGGAAGGAACGGAAGGGAAAAAGCGCAAACGCCGCCGCAGCAGAAAGAAGTCAACGGTAGATGACGCGCAGGCTGCATCTCTTGCTGGCGAAGGGCAGCACGATGAAGAGCAGCCCGACGAGGAGGCCATCGTCGAGCCGGAAGTCGAAGAGCAGCTTCCGGAGAACGAGGAACGTGCCGATACTCCCCAGGGCGATGAGGCGAAGAAGAAGCGGCGGCGCAGGCGGCGCAGGAGCAAGAAACCCCGCGTCGAAGAATCCGACGAAAGCCAATTGACCGATGAAGGCACCGGCGAAACGCCTTCCGCGACGGAAGCTGCAGCGGACACGGGCGAGGAAAGCGTTGTAAAAACCGCGGGAGAGGAAGAGCCGGCGGCCGATGAAGGGAAAAAGAAACGGCGGCGGCGCAAACGCCGCAGCGTGAAACGGGACGAAGACGGGGCAGTTGCCGTTGAAACCGCAACTCCGCAGGAAGCTCCCGTTGAAGCAGCGGAGCCGGTACAGGCGCCCCCGGCCGTCGAACCGCCCCCAGAAAAGGCAGAACCGAAGCCGAAGAAACCCCGTGCTCCGCGTACTAAAAAGAATGCCGCGGTCACCGATGCCGCCGAATCCCCGGCCGCCGTGGAGATGCCGGCAGAACCGGCATCGGTTGAACCGCCTCCGGCAAAACCGGCCCGCAAGCGTTCGCCCCGCAAGAAGGCGGCAGATGCAACGGCAGCCGACTCTCCGGAAACACCACCGACGGCGCCTGCACCGGAAGCAGAAGTGCCCAAGCGCAAAAGGGCACCGCGCAAGAAGAAGGAAGAGCCTTCCGAAACACCTTAG
- a CDS encoding methionine adenosyltransferase — protein MITIEAFRGNSILDQQVEIVERKGKGHPDYICDAAMDAVSVALSQEYLRQFGRILHHNIDKSLLAAGSVEMRFGGGRVTRPMELIIGDRATFSVGDRRIAVEKIAIDAAREWIRRNLRFVDPELHVDFRVVLAQGSEELTGIFARPGEVMAANDTSAAIGYWPLSPTELAVLSLEQHLNAREFKERFPETGEDIKVMGMRWGNDLELIVAMPLLARFIESEGEYFARKKIIEREIGEFLTGIPGFGRKLASLNTLDEPGRGLGGVYLSLLGTSAEDADSGQVGRGNRVNGIIALGRPLGTEAAAGKNPVSHVGKIYNVLSHRLAREICEEVEGVKEAHVILLSRIGAPIDRPLMAAAQLLMKKGKLTGDVATRAEEIIERRLAGINGFCMELAAGKYPVC, from the coding sequence ATGATAACCATCGAGGCATTCAGGGGGAACTCAATACTGGACCAGCAGGTGGAAATCGTGGAGCGGAAAGGAAAAGGGCATCCCGACTACATCTGCGACGCGGCCATGGACGCTGTCTCCGTAGCCCTGTCTCAGGAGTATCTCCGGCAATTCGGCCGCATCCTGCACCACAACATCGACAAGAGCCTCCTTGCCGCCGGAAGCGTTGAAATGCGCTTTGGCGGAGGGCGCGTAACCCGGCCCATGGAACTCATCATCGGCGACCGGGCCACCTTCTCCGTGGGAGACCGGCGGATTGCGGTGGAGAAGATCGCCATAGATGCGGCACGTGAGTGGATACGAAGAAACCTCCGCTTCGTGGACCCGGAACTGCACGTGGATTTCCGGGTGGTACTCGCACAGGGCTCGGAGGAACTCACCGGCATATTCGCGCGGCCGGGCGAGGTCATGGCGGCCAACGATACTTCGGCGGCAATCGGCTATTGGCCTCTTTCCCCCACGGAGCTTGCCGTCCTCTCCCTGGAGCAGCACCTGAATGCCCGCGAATTCAAGGAGCGTTTTCCGGAAACCGGCGAGGACATCAAGGTCATGGGGATGCGCTGGGGTAACGATCTGGAGTTGATTGTGGCGATGCCGCTTCTGGCGCGATTCATTGAATCCGAAGGGGAATATTTTGCCAGAAAGAAGATAATCGAACGGGAGATAGGCGAATTCCTGACCGGAATCCCCGGTTTCGGCCGGAAGCTGGCCAGCCTCAACACACTTGACGAACCGGGCCGGGGGCTTGGGGGCGTCTACCTGAGCCTTCTTGGCACCTCGGCTGAAGATGCCGACTCGGGCCAGGTGGGGCGTGGAAACCGGGTCAACGGCATCATCGCCCTGGGACGTCCCCTGGGAACCGAGGCTGCCGCCGGCAAGAATCCGGTGAGCCATGTGGGAAAAATCTACAATGTCCTGTCCCATAGGCTGGCCAGGGAAATCTGCGAGGAAGTGGAGGGGGTGAAGGAGGCCCACGTTATTCTCCTGAGCAGGATTGGAGCCCCCATCGACCGACCGCTCATGGCTGCGGCCCAGCTTCTCATGAAAAAAGGGAAACTGACCGGAGACGTCGCAACGCGGGCCGAGGAGATCATCGAACGGAGACTGGCGGGAATCAACGGATTCTGCATGGAACTGGCAGCGGGGAAATACCCGGTCTGCTGA
- a CDS encoding aspartate:alanine exchanger family transporter produces MIRILIANPLLLLFTVAAIGYPLGRLKFRGSSLGVAAVLFVGLGVGALHPELKLPEIVYVLGLALFVYTIGLASGPAFVASLRQEGVRNNLLILCVLAFATMLTVAAQRFLALPATITVGLFAGSLTNTPALAGALETIKHLAPQNLMEQLLAEPVVGYSIAYPMGVMGVVLAISLVQKLWRIDYAEEAKQFKIAGVATEALRSKTIRVTWPQAGRQTVVELSRQQKWDVVFGRIKRNGEYLLTGPQVRLQPGDLLLAVGTGAELQRVAEVLGEVSEEEITADRSEFDYRRIFVSNPRVAGRRLGSLDLFERFGATVTRVRRGDDDFLPHDDMVLELGDRVRVVTSRERMGEVTALFGDSYRAVSEVDILTFSLGLALGLLLGIVPIPLPGGVTLKLGFAGGPLIVALVLGTIGRSGGMIWSLPYSANMTLRQIGLVLFLAGIGTRAGYGFVSTLADGGGFTIFAAGAVVTFTAALATLFIGHRLLKIPMGILIGMVAGLQTQPAVLGYALEQTGNDLPNIGYASVYPVATIGKIVAVQVLLTLLM; encoded by the coding sequence ATGATCAGAATCCTCATAGCAAACCCTCTCCTTCTCCTCTTTACCGTTGCGGCCATAGGATATCCCCTGGGGCGCTTAAAGTTTCGCGGGTCCAGCTTGGGCGTGGCGGCGGTACTCTTCGTCGGTCTTGGTGTCGGCGCACTCCATCCAGAGCTGAAACTTCCCGAGATTGTCTATGTCCTGGGGCTTGCCCTCTTTGTCTACACCATCGGGCTCGCCAGCGGACCGGCCTTCGTGGCGTCGCTCAGGCAGGAGGGGGTGCGGAACAATCTTCTTATCCTGTGCGTTCTTGCGTTCGCAACAATGCTTACCGTGGCGGCCCAGCGGTTCCTTGCCCTGCCGGCGACGATCACCGTGGGGCTTTTCGCCGGCAGCCTCACCAATACCCCTGCCCTTGCCGGCGCCCTCGAAACCATCAAACACCTGGCGCCGCAGAATCTCATGGAACAACTCCTGGCCGAGCCGGTGGTCGGGTATTCCATTGCGTACCCCATGGGGGTCATGGGTGTAGTGCTCGCCATAAGCCTTGTCCAGAAACTCTGGCGAATCGACTATGCCGAAGAGGCAAAGCAGTTCAAGATTGCCGGGGTTGCCACCGAGGCCCTGAGATCGAAAACCATCCGGGTAACCTGGCCCCAGGCGGGGCGGCAGACCGTGGTGGAACTCTCACGCCAGCAGAAGTGGGACGTGGTTTTCGGCCGGATAAAGAGAAATGGGGAGTATCTGTTGACGGGGCCCCAGGTCCGCTTGCAGCCGGGTGATTTGCTGCTGGCGGTCGGAACCGGTGCGGAGTTGCAGCGGGTGGCGGAAGTTCTCGGCGAGGTGAGCGAGGAGGAAATCACCGCTGACCGGAGCGAGTTCGATTACCGGCGTATCTTCGTTTCAAATCCCCGGGTGGCCGGCCGACGGCTGGGGAGCCTGGACCTTTTCGAGCGGTTCGGGGCCACGGTAACCCGTGTCCGGAGAGGAGATGACGACTTTCTCCCCCATGACGACATGGTTCTGGAACTGGGGGACCGGGTCAGGGTGGTGACCAGCCGGGAACGGATGGGAGAGGTAACGGCTCTGTTTGGCGATTCATACCGGGCCGTTTCGGAAGTGGATATTCTCACCTTCAGCCTGGGGCTCGCCCTTGGGCTGCTGCTTGGTATCGTACCGATTCCCCTGCCGGGGGGGGTGACGCTCAAGCTCGGTTTTGCAGGGGGGCCGCTTATCGTGGCCCTTGTGCTGGGGACCATCGGACGCTCGGGAGGGATGATCTGGAGCCTTCCTTACAGCGCCAATATGACGCTGCGCCAGATTGGGCTCGTGCTCTTTCTGGCAGGCATCGGCACCAGGGCCGGCTACGGCTTCGTCTCGACCCTGGCCGATGGGGGAGGTTTTACCATCTTTGCCGCCGGGGCGGTGGTGACGTTCACCGCGGCGCTGGCAACGCTATTTATTGGCCACCGGCTCCTGAAAATCCCCATGGGGATACTGATCGGCATGGTGGCAGGGCTCCAGACTCAGCCAGCCGTTCTGGGGTATGCCCTTGAGCAGACCGGCAACGACCTGCCCAATATCGGTTACGCATCAGTGTATCCAGTGGCCACCATCGGGAAGATCGTCGCTGTTCAGGTGCTGCTGACGCTGCTCATGTGA
- a CDS encoding Smr/MutS family protein, translated as MKKKTQKNEPKPKEFAALPFAALKGLKTDDGLSGEAVPIKAPPAAPVKTAAETDDISLFFREMSDVRRISTGTEPSRKKDARNASQPPEQSEAAEIRRQQEAEERRAFADAISNLRLDVTFIDNLPEGEGEHHRPASRLRQLKNGQIRIGLELDLHGLTREEALESLGHFISSAQRLAQKAVLVITGKGNNSPGEPVLHGAVLSWLREQGKGVVAEFAPAPQELGGSGAVVVFLKTPGKKGE; from the coding sequence ATGAAAAAGAAGACACAAAAGAACGAACCGAAACCGAAGGAGTTTGCGGCGCTTCCCTTTGCAGCTCTCAAGGGATTGAAGACCGATGACGGTTTATCCGGGGAGGCGGTTCCGATCAAGGCACCCCCCGCTGCTCCGGTAAAAACTGCTGCGGAGACTGACGATATTTCACTTTTTTTCCGTGAGATGTCGGACGTGCGGCGGATCAGCACCGGCACGGAACCGTCAAGGAAAAAAGATGCCCGGAATGCGTCGCAACCCCCTGAACAGTCAGAGGCTGCGGAGATCCGCCGGCAACAGGAGGCCGAGGAGCGCCGGGCATTCGCCGATGCCATATCAAATCTGCGCCTTGATGTCACGTTCATCGACAATCTCCCGGAAGGCGAGGGAGAGCATCACCGTCCGGCCAGCCGGCTCCGTCAGTTGAAGAATGGCCAGATTCGCATTGGGCTGGAACTTGACCTCCATGGTCTCACTCGTGAGGAGGCGCTGGAGAGCCTGGGGCATTTCATCTCAAGTGCCCAGCGCCTTGCGCAGAAGGCGGTTCTTGTTATCACGGGCAAGGGAAACAATTCGCCGGGAGAGCCGGTTCTTCACGGAGCTGTCCTCTCATGGCTCCGTGAGCAGGGAAAAGGAGTGGTGGCTGAGTTTGCCCCTGCACCCCAGGAATTGGGGGGGAGCGGCGCCGTTGTGGTCTTTCTCAAAACGCCCGGCAAAAAGGGCGAGTAA
- a CDS encoding OmpA/MotB family protein gives MAKRIVLFMFMTFTSLVLSGCLVAESKYLKKAEEADALGREAATLQEMHRELSAENGTLKAQLSRVKEEAAVLAKEKEKLSADNRELDQVLRSKTDSLSQTVADLRQKVSDLEDENARLKEEIAAAQKAREENVRQVSKTYEDLLDSMKGEIAQGQVTISELKGKLTVNMVDAILFDSGEAEVKQGGMDVLAKMVDILKGVQDKMIRIEGHTDNVRIIGNLARRFPTNWELSAARAINVARYLQSRGIDPAVLAAVANSEYRPVATNDTGEGRAKNRRIEIVLVPRDAP, from the coding sequence ATGGCAAAACGGATTGTGCTTTTCATGTTTATGACGTTCACCAGCCTCGTTCTTTCGGGATGTCTCGTGGCTGAGAGCAAATATTTGAAAAAGGCGGAGGAGGCCGATGCCCTCGGGCGGGAAGCCGCCACACTTCAGGAAATGCATCGTGAACTTTCAGCCGAGAACGGCACCTTGAAGGCACAGCTTTCCAGGGTAAAGGAAGAAGCCGCCGTCCTGGCGAAGGAGAAGGAGAAACTTTCTGCCGATAACCGGGAGTTGGACCAGGTCCTCCGGTCCAAGACTGATTCCCTTTCACAGACTGTTGCCGACCTGCGGCAAAAGGTGTCGGATCTTGAGGACGAAAACGCCCGGCTGAAGGAAGAGATTGCAGCTGCCCAGAAGGCCAGGGAGGAAAATGTCCGCCAGGTGAGCAAGACCTATGAGGACCTTCTCGACAGCATGAAAGGGGAGATTGCCCAGGGGCAGGTAACCATTTCGGAACTCAAGGGGAAGCTGACGGTCAATATGGTTGACGCCATTCTCTTCGATTCCGGGGAGGCGGAGGTGAAGCAAGGGGGGATGGATGTGCTGGCCAAGATGGTCGATATCCTGAAAGGGGTCCAGGACAAGATGATCAGGATCGAGGGGCATACCGACAACGTCCGGATCATCGGCAACCTAGCCCGGCGCTTCCCCACGAACTGGGAGCTTTCCGCGGCCCGCGCCATCAATGTGGCACGCTATCTCCAGAGCCGGGGCATCGATCCGGCTGTACTTGCGGCGGTGGCCAACAGTGAGTACCGGCCGGTTGCCACCAATGACACCGGCGAGGGGAGGGCAAAGAACCGCCGGATCGAGATTGTCCTCGTCCCCAGAGACGCGCCTTGA
- a CDS encoding DUF401 family protein: MVDLLKTLAVLIAVVVMVRRRWHLGAVMALGAAILAFSCLTPPLRFLSGAWTALTTDSALDMTATLVFTMIMENILRTTGTLRRMVASLSEILPDSRLIMAAMPAMIGMLPSPGGAVFSAPMVREASAHLTLSPDQKAFINYWFRHIWEYVSPLYPGIILVAGLSRIPFQKIALANITFSVAVIVLGVFFCFRGVDSAPVPQGETVGKRRALRTFVISVAPILVTLVLVVVLGGNPVAAMGGMTVLLFIAHRYGPGRIVATLRESVSLKSLSLIFGVMIFQETLRVTGALDGISHFFVASGLPLLFIITVIPFLAGVMTGLTVAFVGITFPILMPLLGGDIPSLGLLSLAFGSGFSGVMLSPVHLCLVLTREYFEADMGRVYRRLWIPQSLVLAAAVVPVYIFS; the protein is encoded by the coding sequence ATGGTTGATCTCCTGAAAACCCTTGCCGTCCTCATCGCCGTGGTCGTGATGGTACGCCGCAGATGGCACCTGGGGGCGGTCATGGCCTTGGGGGCGGCAATCCTGGCGTTCTCCTGCCTGACTCCGCCGCTCCGGTTCCTGTCGGGGGCCTGGACCGCCCTTACCACGGACAGTGCCCTGGACATGACGGCAACCCTGGTTTTCACCATGATCATGGAGAACATTCTCCGCACGACCGGCACCCTCCGCCGGATGGTGGCGAGCCTTTCGGAGATTCTTCCAGACAGCAGGCTCATCATGGCTGCCATGCCGGCCATGATCGGGATGCTCCCTTCTCCGGGAGGGGCTGTCTTTTCGGCTCCCATGGTGCGGGAGGCTTCGGCCCATCTGACGCTTTCCCCCGACCAGAAGGCCTTCATCAACTACTGGTTCCGTCACATATGGGAGTACGTCTCGCCACTTTATCCCGGCATCATCCTGGTGGCGGGACTCTCCCGCATTCCATTCCAGAAGATTGCCCTGGCGAACATCACCTTTTCCGTAGCCGTGATCGTCCTGGGTGTTTTCTTCTGCTTCCGGGGAGTCGATTCAGCCCCCGTGCCACAGGGAGAGACGGTCGGCAAGCGGCGGGCCCTCCGAACCTTTGTCATTTCGGTGGCGCCGATTCTGGTGACGCTCGTTTTAGTGGTGGTACTGGGGGGCAATCCGGTGGCGGCCATGGGTGGGATGACGGTACTGCTTTTCATTGCTCACCGGTATGGACCGGGCAGAATAGTGGCGACACTCCGGGAGAGCGTCTCATTGAAATCCCTGTCTCTTATCTTCGGGGTCATGATCTTTCAGGAGACCCTGAGAGTTACCGGGGCACTTGATGGCATCTCGCATTTTTTCGTGGCGAGCGGACTGCCGTTGCTATTCATAATTACGGTCATCCCGTTTCTTGCCGGCGTAATGACAGGGCTAACCGTGGCTTTCGTGGGGATTACCTTCCCTATACTGATGCCGCTTCTGGGAGGCGACATCCCCTCGCTGGGGCTTCTATCCCTGGCTTTCGGCAGTGGTTTCTCCGGGGTGATGCTCTCGCCGGTTCATCTCTGTCTCGTTCTTACGCGGGAATACTTTGAGGCCGACATGGGGAGAGTCTATCGCCGCCTCTGGATTCCTCAATCCTTGGTGCTTGCGGCTGCCGTAGTGCCGGTGTATATTTTTTCCTGA